From the Maioricimonas rarisocia genome, one window contains:
- a CDS encoding VOC family protein has translation MSVKPIPDGYHSITPYLLIKGAAKAIDFYAKAFGAQEKMRLVGPDGRIGHAELKIGDSHIMLADEHPEMDAFAPETPGRSGVGILLYVENVDEVVERAVTAGAEIERPLYDQFYGDRSATLLDPFGHMWTVATHIEDVTPEEIQQRMEAMMSGDAPE, from the coding sequence ATGTCAGTCAAACCGATTCCGGACGGATATCACAGCATCACGCCGTACCTCCTCATCAAGGGTGCGGCGAAGGCGATCGACTTCTACGCGAAGGCGTTCGGTGCTCAGGAGAAAATGCGACTGGTCGGACCGGACGGTCGTATCGGCCATGCGGAACTGAAAATCGGTGACTCCCATATCATGCTGGCTGATGAGCATCCCGAGATGGATGCGTTCGCTCCGGAGACGCCCGGACGCTCCGGTGTGGGAATTCTCCTGTATGTGGAGAACGTCGACGAGGTCGTAGAGCGGGCTGTGACGGCCGGCGCCGAGATCGAGCGGCCACTGTACGACCAGTTCTATGGCGACCGGTCCGCAACACTGCTCGATCCGTTCGGTCACATGTGGACCGTGGCCACCCACATCGAAGACGTCACGCCCGAAGAGATCCAGCAGCGCATGGAAGCAATGATGAGCGGGGATGCACCCGAATAG